One genomic segment of Natrononativus amylolyticus includes these proteins:
- a CDS encoding phosphoadenosine phosphosulfate reductase family protein yields MPQNFPDYIDVDYSDGEGEDPEDYPHINDKIEKAIEVTRQGLEQYENPAVMWTGGKDSTLVLYFVKEVAEQYDYELPTAIFIDHYQHFQQIHDFVERWADEWDLDVHYARNEDIGAYVDEHDLTPGDDIPVAQLSEHNRHHVENILEYEEETFPFLLDTYAGNHLLKTVALNDALEQLDVDGVISGVRWDEQEARASETFFSPRHDPEIYPPHDRIQPILQFDEAAVWEAFWNFVVPDTVEAFPDDGYVPQSAEDLPEGVKQEDIPVSPKYWEGFRSLGSEISTEKSDEEPAWLQDLEGTTERAGRAQDKEDLMERLRDLGYM; encoded by the coding sequence ATGCCCCAGAACTTCCCCGACTACATCGACGTCGACTATTCGGACGGCGAGGGCGAAGACCCCGAAGATTACCCCCACATAAACGACAAGATCGAGAAGGCGATCGAAGTCACCCGGCAGGGCTTAGAGCAGTACGAGAACCCCGCGGTGATGTGGACCGGCGGGAAGGACTCGACGCTCGTGCTCTACTTCGTCAAGGAGGTCGCCGAGCAGTACGACTACGAGCTCCCGACCGCGATCTTCATCGACCACTACCAGCACTTCCAGCAGATCCACGACTTCGTCGAGCGCTGGGCCGACGAGTGGGACCTCGACGTCCACTACGCCCGCAACGAGGACATCGGCGCCTACGTCGACGAACACGACCTCACACCCGGCGACGACATCCCCGTCGCTCAGCTCTCCGAGCACAACCGCCACCACGTCGAGAACATCCTCGAGTACGAGGAGGAGACGTTCCCGTTCCTGCTCGACACCTACGCCGGCAACCACCTGCTGAAGACGGTGGCGCTCAACGACGCCTTAGAACAGCTCGACGTCGACGGCGTCATCTCCGGGGTGCGCTGGGACGAACAGGAGGCCCGCGCCAGCGAGACGTTCTTCTCCCCGCGACACGACCCGGAGATCTACCCGCCCCACGACCGCATCCAGCCCATCCTGCAGTTCGACGAGGCGGCCGTCTGGGAGGCCTTCTGGAACTTCGTCGTCCCGGACACCGTCGAGGCGTTCCCCGACGACGGCTACGTCCCCCAGAGCGCCGAGGACCTTCCGGAGGGCGTCAAGCAGGAGGACATTCCCGTCTCGCCGAAGTACTGGGAGGGCTTTCGCTCGCTCGGCAGCGAGATCAGCACCGAGAAGTCCGACGAGGAACCCGCCTGGCTGCAGGACCTCGAGGGGACGACCGAGCGCGCCGGCCGTGCCCAGGACAAGGAGGACCTGATGGAGCGCCTGCGCGACCTCGGCTACATGTAA